AGCCGACCCGCAGCTCCTCCTTCTCGCACGCGGGCCAGAACCAGTCGAGCGAGCCGTCGGTCCACCGCGCCTTCTCGTGCGGTTGGTTGAAGGTGAAGCGAAAGCCGAGCATGCCCGGCCGCTGCCGCCAGTTGGCGACGATGCGCTCGCGCTCCAGGCTCTGCAAATCGAAATGGCCGAGGATGCAGAACTTGTTCGGATGCAGCCGCACCGCTTCGACGGCATATGCATTGACGGCCTCGCCCAGGCTGCTCGGCGGATGGATGACGGCGCAATCGACGCCGGCTTCACGCATCTCCGCGAGCGCATCGTCGATCGAATAGGTCGGCACCTGGCGATGGTGCGCGCTCATCTTGCCGTTCTGCCAGATGTGGATCTGCGAGTCGACGATCAGCATGAAGCCTCCTTGCAATACAGAGAGAACGGCGGCGTCGGGCGAATCAGGATTCGGAAATCAGAATACTCTGGCATCGATTCCCGGCTCACGTCGCAGTCTACGAGGGATTCTATCCGGAGCGGGAACGACGTCGCTTCAGTCAGTACGGCTCCCTCGCGAAGATGAACGTGGTCCCGGTCACGATCGGAGCGCTCGCGCCGACGAAGGAGACGTTCGCGTCCTTCACCTGCCGCTCGCCCGCGCGGCCCGCAGCCTGCAGCGCGCCCTCGATGATATGCCAAAGCCCGTGGATGCGGCCGGTGCCGAGGCTGCCGCCGAAGGTATTGAGCGGCAGCTCGCCGTCGAGCTCGATGCGGCCATCCTGTATGAAGTCGAGCGCCTCGCCTTCCTTGCAGAAGCCGTACGACTCGAGCCCGTAGATGACGGAAGCCGAGAACCCGTCGTAGATCTGCGCAACGTCGACGTCCTTGGGACCGAAGCCGGAGCGCTCCCAGGTGAGCTGCGCGGAGCTGCGCCCGCCCAGCATGTAGTCGGCGAGGCTGCCGATGCGACCCGCCACTTCGAAGTGCAGGCGCTGGCCGTAGCCCGCGAGATACGCGGGCCGGGGCTTCAGATCGCGCGCACGCTCGGCGGTCGTGAGCACGATCGCGACCGCGCCCTGCACCGGAAGATCGCAGTCGTACAGGCAGAACGGATAGGCCACCATGCGCGAATTCAGGTAGTCCTCGCGCGTCAGCGGAATCTGGTAGAAGAACGCATGCGGATTCATGTGTGCGTGGCGGCGCTGGGTCACGGCGAGTGTCGCCATCTTCTCGCGGCTCTGATTGTGCCGCTCCAGCCAGCGCGTGTAGGCGACCGCCATGCCCTGGCCCGGGCCGCCGAACCCATAGGGTGCGGTGAACTGGGTTGCGCCCTGAGCCTGCATGCCCGGAAGGTTCTGATAGGTGCCCTTGGGGTTGTGCATCGCGCGCCAGACCACCGCGTATTTGCACACCCCAGCGAGCAGCGCATTGACGGCCTGCTGGACCGCACCGCCGATATTGACCGACCCGGTCTGGATATGCCAGGCGAGATTCGGCAGCGCGAGCATCGCCATCATGCAGTTGACCGACACGACCGAGATGCCGTCGACTTCGGCGTGCCCCGTCGCCGGCAGCTCGGGATAGGTGGCGAGCCCGTCGATGTCGGCCAGCGTAAGGCCGGAGTCCTCGACCGCGCCTTTGACCGCCGCCAGCGCATGTGCCGCCAGCGGCACATCGGCCGATCGCGTGACTTTCGAATAGCCCATGCCGCTCACGGCAACCTTGCAGCGGTTCTCCCACATGATCGTTCCCTATTGATGAGCCGGAAAGTGGCTGACAAGCCGCTTTCCGCACGACGCTCCCCTCTCCCTTTGGGAGAGGGGTTGGGGGTGAGGGAGCGAGCGGTCAGCCATCGGGCGATAGCTCGCTAATTCCGAGGCGAATCGCCCGCCAGCCGGAACTGCGGCAGCGTGATCTCGTCGTTCAGAGGCTCGAACACCACCTCGACCCGGCGGCCGACCTTCGCTTCGGTGTACGGCGCATCGAGCAGATTGCCGGCGAGAAAGGCGTCGGGCGCGTCGTCGAGCTCGACGATGATGCTCGCGTAGGGCACCGCGGGCGCGAAACGCTTGTCCCCGGTGTGGTACATGATCGTGTACGCGTAGATCGCGCCCTGCCCGCGCACGGGCTCGAACGCGAGCTCGGTCGATATGCAGTTGACGCAGGTGGCGTAGGGCGGATGCTGGAAGTGCCCGCAGCGCTGACAGCGCTGCAATGCCAGCTCGCCGCGCTTGGCCGCTTCCCAGAACGGACGGGTCCATTCGTTCGGCACGGGAATGGGACGGGTCACCTTGCTCCAGTCGCTCATCGCTTGCGCTCTCGTCGGACGGTTTCGGTCGTGGCGGAACGTGCCATTCGCGCGTTGCGGCTACTGCTCGGACTTGAGGCTGCTTGCCACCTTGCCCCAGACGTTCACCTCGGTCTTGACCACGCGCGCGAGCTCCTCCGGTGAGCTCGCCAGGATCTCGGTGCCCTGCGTCGTCGCCATGCGCACGAAGTCGGAGCGCGCGAGCCCGCGCTTCACCTCCGCATTGAGCTTCTCGACGATCGCCATCGGCGTGCCTGCGGGTGCGAACATGCCGAACCATCCGAGCACCTCGTAGCCCGGCACGCCGCTCTCGGCCACGGTCGGCAGATCGGGCAGCGCTTTGCTGCGCTGTGCCGACGTGATCGCAATCGCGCGCAGGCGCCCCGCCTTGACCAGCGGCATGGAAGAAATCGTGGCGCCGATCATCCAGTTCACCTCGCCGCTCGCCACCGCCGGATAGGCATCCGCCACGCCCTTGTAAGGGATCATCACCATGCGCGTTTCGGTGAGCAGCGGCAGCAGCGACGCGCCGAAATGCGTGATGGCGCCGACGCCCGAAGTCGCGTAGGTGACGATGCCCGGTTTGGCTTTGGCCAGTGCGATGAGCTCCTTCACCGAATGCACCGGAAGCGAAGGCGACACCACGACGATGTAAGGGGTCGCCGTGAGATTGCTGACCGGCTGGAAATCGCGCACCGGATCGTAGTTCTGCGGTTTGTACGCGGCATTGGTGACGATGCCGCTGCTGCACACCAGCAGCGTGTAGCCGTCGGGTGCCGCCTTGGCCACCAGGTTGATGCCGATCGTGCCGCCCGCGCCGGTTCGGTTGTCGACCACGACCGGCTGCTTGAATACCGAATTGAGTTGCTGAGCGACGACGCGTGCCGTGGTGTCGACCCCGCCGCCCGCGCTCACGTTGACGACGATCCGAACCGGCCGCTGCGGATAAAACTGCACGGCGTCGGCTGCCGCGAGTGCGCCCGACCCGGCGCAGCAGCCGGCCATCAACGCACATTGCCATCGAACTACGGACATTCCTCCTCCTGTCGATCTTTTGTAAGCACCTGACATGCTCATTCCCTCACCCCTTACCCCTTGTTTGTCCCAATGGGTGGCTTGTCTTCCCTCTCCCTCCGGGAGAGGGATCGAGGGTGAGGGAAAACATGCGTCGTGCTCCGACTTCCCTCTCCCCCCACCCCCAGGGGGAGGGGAGCTTCCACATACTGACTACAATGGCCGTTCAGCATAACGCAGATTGGAGTGATCGCCCCATGCCGAACGCACCCTGGATCGGAATCTCACCCGCGGAAGAAGCCACCGGCGATCTGAAGCGAGCTTACGACAAGATTCTCGCCACGCGCGGCGGGCGCGTTCCGACGATACGCTCGGTGATGGCAGGCGAGCCGCTGGTGGTCGAAGGTTTCGCCTGGTTCTATCCGGACGACAACTATGCCTGCCGTTCCATCGACCGGCGGCTGGCCGAGATGATCGCCACCGTGGCGGGCGTTGCCAATGGGTCGAAGTTCGGCGGGCCCGCGCATGCGAGGCTGCTGGCGGAGGTGACCGGCGACGCGGCGTTCGCCGAGGCGATCTTGCGCGACTACGGCCAGGCCGGATTGTCCTCGAAGGAACGCGCGCTCCTCGACTACGCCTGGAAGCTGAGCCGCAATCCGGGCGAGATGACCGAAGCCGACATCGCGGGCTTGCGCGCACACGGCTGGACCGATCCGCAGATCGTCGCGACCGTGCACGTCACCGCGTTCTTCGCCTACATGAACCGGGTGGCGGAAGCGTTCGGACTGAGCCAGGCGGGCGGGCGCTGAAGCCGTGCGTTCGCGGGCGTATCGCGTCTGGAATCGGATACGACTCCGGAATCGGATACGACTCGCGGGCGCGTGCGCCCTGTTGGCTCACGTAAGAACCGAAGAACGCTGGCCTGCTACGCGCCTGCGTGCGTTTGACCATCGCGGTCCCCTGGCGCGATACTTCAAAGCTCTCCCGCCGCAACCGAGCCGCAGCCCATGATCTCCGTGCAACGAATCGGCCAGCGCTTCGCCGCCGAAATCTCCGGTGTCGACCTCTCCGCCCCGCTCGACGACGATACCTTCGCCCAGGTCGCGAAGGCGTTCTTCGACAACGAAGTGGTCGTCTTCCGCGATCAGCGCCTGACGCCGGCGCAGCAGATCGCGTTCACCCGCCGTTTCGGCCCGCTCGAAGCGCACGTGCGCAAGGAAAGCCGCCTGGCCGACCACGACGAGATTCTCATCCTGTCGAACCAGCTGGATGCGAGCGGAAAAGCGATCGGCGCCCAGGATGCCGGCCGCTACTGGCACAGCGATCTGTCGTACAAGCGCGAGCCGAGCCTGCTCTCGGCGCTGTACGCCATCGAGGTCCCCGTGAAGGACGGCGTCGCGCTGGGCAACACCTATTTCGCGAGCACGCCGACCGCTTATGATGCGCTCTCGCCTGCAATGAAGGCGCGGGTCGGGCGCTGGCGCAATGTCCACAGCTATCGCGAATACCGCCTCAAGAACTACGCCGCACAGCAGGAGGACATGCGCCGCGGCATCCGCACCGTGCAGGAGTTCGCGCCCACGCCCGAACAACTCGCCAGCGTCCCCGACATGGAAGTGCCGGTCGTTCGCGTGCACCCCGTGACCGGGCGCAATTGCCTGTTCGTCAACGAGGGCCACACCTCGCACCTGGCCGGCATGCCGCGCGCCGAGAGCGATGCGTTGCTCGCCGAGCTGTATGCGCACATCGCCCAGCCCGAATTCGTCTACGGGCACAGCTGGCGCCCGGGCGACCTGCTGATGTGGGACAACGTCGCCGTACAGCACAAGGCAACCTTCGATTACGATCCGCTGCCGCGACGGATGTATCGCACCACGGTGCGCGGTCCGGCGGTGGTTTGAGCGCAAGCGCGGCTGCAACGCCCAGGGAACTTCCGTCAAATGGCAGACGGCCTGCTCCTGCGCCGTGCGGAAAGCGGTTCGATATGAACAAGTGGTATACGGGACGATTGCGATGGACCAGGCGAACGGATTGATCACGGTCAGGCTGCACACCGCGCCCGAGCACGAGGACGAGTTCAACGACTGGTACAACCTCGAGCACGTGCCGCAACTGACCGCGCTGCCCGGGTTCGTGCGCACGCGCCGCTACTACTGCGCAGCCGCTGACATCCGCTATCTCGCCTGGTATGAAACGAAGGACGACTCGGTCGAGGGCGGACCTTACTTCCAGGGCATCGTATCCAACCCCACGCCTTGGTCGCTACGGATCCGCAAGCACTACGGCGAGAACCGTGAGCGCATGAACTTCAGGCTGATGTGCGAAGTCGGCACGGCGCCGCAGCCCGATGCGCCCTGGATGTATATCGTGCACAC
The Betaproteobacteria bacterium genome window above contains:
- a CDS encoding tripartite tricarboxylate transporter substrate binding protein, producing the protein MSMSGAYKRSTGGGMSVVRWQCALMAGCCAGSGALAAADAVQFYPQRPVRIVVNVSAGGGVDTTARVVAQQLNSVFKQPVVVDNRTGAGGTIGINLVAKAAPDGYTLLVCSSGIVTNAAYKPQNYDPVRDFQPVSNLTATPYIVVVSPSLPVHSVKELIALAKAKPGIVTYATSGVGAITHFGASLLPLLTETRMVMIPYKGVADAYPAVASGEVNWMIGATISSMPLVKAGRLRAIAITSAQRSKALPDLPTVAESGVPGYEVLGWFGMFAPAGTPMAIVEKLNAEVKRGLARSDFVRMATTQGTEILASSPEELARVVKTEVNVWGKVASSLKSEQ
- a CDS encoding peroxidase-related enzyme (This protein belongs to a clade of uncharacterized proteins related to peroxidases such as the alkylhydroperoxidase AhpD.), whose translation is MRRAPTSLSPHPQGEGSFHILTTMAVQHNADWSDRPMPNAPWIGISPAEEATGDLKRAYDKILATRGGRVPTIRSVMAGEPLVVEGFAWFYPDDNYACRSIDRRLAEMIATVAGVANGSKFGGPAHARLLAEVTGDAAFAEAILRDYGQAGLSSKERALLDYAWKLSRNPGEMTEADIAGLRAHGWTDPQIVATVHVTAFFAYMNRVAEAFGLSQAGGR
- a CDS encoding TauD/TfdA family dioxygenase — its product is MISVQRIGQRFAAEISGVDLSAPLDDDTFAQVAKAFFDNEVVVFRDQRLTPAQQIAFTRRFGPLEAHVRKESRLADHDEILILSNQLDASGKAIGAQDAGRYWHSDLSYKREPSLLSALYAIEVPVKDGVALGNTYFASTPTAYDALSPAMKARVGRWRNVHSYREYRLKNYAAQQEDMRRGIRTVQEFAPTPEQLASVPDMEVPVVRVHPVTGRNCLFVNEGHTSHLAGMPRAESDALLAELYAHIAQPEFVYGHSWRPGDLLMWDNVAVQHKATFDYDPLPRRMYRTTVRGPAVV